One Streptomyces sp. NBC_00554 DNA segment encodes these proteins:
- a CDS encoding TerD family protein produces MVDVSKGGTPGGPGVNLTKGQAISLEKKGGGTLTAVRMGLGWQAAPRRGLFGSRTREIDLDASAVLFADKQPVDVVFFRHLVSDDGSVRHTGDNLVGGAGQGGDDESILVDLQRIPVHIDQIVFTVNSFTGQTFQEVQNAFCRLVDETNGQELARYTLAGGGQYTAQIMAKVHRAGAGWQMTAIGTPANGRTFQDLMPAILPQL; encoded by the coding sequence GTGGTCGACGTATCCAAGGGCGGTACGCCCGGTGGGCCTGGCGTCAATCTGACCAAGGGTCAGGCCATCAGTCTGGAGAAGAAGGGCGGGGGCACCCTCACCGCGGTGCGGATGGGGCTCGGCTGGCAGGCGGCACCCCGGCGCGGCCTGTTCGGCTCGCGCACCCGGGAGATCGACCTCGACGCCTCGGCCGTGCTGTTCGCCGACAAGCAGCCCGTCGACGTCGTGTTCTTCCGTCACCTCGTCAGCGACGACGGCTCCGTGCGGCACACCGGTGACAACCTCGTCGGCGGTGCGGGTCAGGGGGGCGACGACGAGTCCATCCTCGTCGACCTGCAGCGCATCCCGGTCCACATCGACCAGATCGTCTTCACCGTGAACTCCTTCACGGGCCAGACGTTCCAGGAGGTGCAGAACGCGTTCTGCCGTCTGGTCGACGAGACCAACGGCCAGGAGCTCGCCCGCTACACGCTCGCAGGCGGTGGGCAGTACACGGCCCAGATCATGGCGAAGGTGCACCGGGCGGGTGCGGGCTGGCAGATGACGGCCATCGGCACGCCGGCCAACGGCCGCACGTTCCAGGACCTGATGCCCGCGATCCTGCCGCAGCTGTAG